The Dyella caseinilytica genome has a window encoding:
- the cyoE gene encoding heme o synthase — MNLVREYMQLTKPRVVALLVFCSVIGMFLAVPGIPPWRALVFGTLGIWMASGSAAAFNHLIDERIDKLMARTARRPLATGTLKPRQVLLFAIVLGIVSMLVLALLVNGLTAWLTFGGLIGYALVYTAYLKRATPQNIVIGGLAGAIPPVLGWTAVTDALHPFALQLCLIIFVWTPPHFWALAIFRRDDYARAEIPMLPVTHGVRYTRWNILLYTILLVIVSLLPAFTGYSGMIYFGGAAVLGVGFLYYAFRMMNPPDEYFAMRTFKYSIIYLMALFAFLLADHWITDTHIGASLAI, encoded by the coding sequence ATGAATTTGGTTCGCGAATATATGCAGCTGACCAAGCCGCGCGTCGTGGCGCTGCTGGTGTTCTGTTCGGTAATCGGCATGTTTCTCGCGGTACCCGGCATTCCGCCGTGGCGTGCACTGGTGTTTGGGACGCTCGGCATCTGGATGGCCTCCGGTTCAGCGGCGGCTTTCAATCACCTGATCGATGAGCGCATCGACAAGCTGATGGCGCGCACCGCGCGTCGTCCGCTGGCTACTGGCACACTCAAGCCGCGGCAAGTGCTGCTTTTCGCCATTGTGCTCGGCATCGTCTCGATGCTGGTGCTGGCTTTGCTGGTGAACGGCCTGACCGCATGGCTCACCTTTGGCGGCCTGATCGGCTATGCACTGGTCTATACCGCCTACCTGAAACGCGCCACGCCACAGAACATCGTGATCGGCGGGCTGGCCGGCGCGATTCCGCCGGTGCTGGGCTGGACCGCTGTCACCGACGCGCTACACCCCTTCGCCTTGCAGTTATGCCTGATCATCTTCGTCTGGACACCGCCGCACTTCTGGGCGCTGGCGATCTTCCGTCGTGACGACTACGCCCGCGCCGAAATCCCCATGCTGCCCGTCACCCACGGCGTGCGCTACACCCGCTGGAACATCCTGCTCTACACCATCCTGTTGGTCATCGTAAGTTTGCTGCCAGCTTTCACCGGTTACAGCGGCATGATCTATTTCGGTGGCGCCGCCGTGCTGGGCGTGGGGTTCCTGTATTACGCCTTCCGCATGATGAATCCGCCGGATGAATACTTCGCCATGCGTACGTTCAAGTATTCGATCATCTATTTGATGGCGTTGTTTGCGTTCCTGTTGGCCGATCACTGGATCACCGATACGCACATAGGTGCGAGTCTCGCCATTTGA
- a CDS encoding cytochrome c oxidase subunit 3: protein MSQQHDIYYVPSKSQWPIVAAVVMFLTVFGAAHWLNAEPGESGFGKTLLLIGFVGILLMFFGWFRSVIHESMAGRYNSQVDRSFRMGMMWFIFSEVMFFGAFFGALFYIRMFSVPWLGGYGHGVLTHQFLWSDYAASWGSGGGNGPAHVGGAFETVAPWGLPLLNTLILLSSSVTVTIAHHALKAGHRGKVLAFLGVTVLLGASFLYCQAHEYMEAYKELNLTLGSGVYGCTFFMLTGFHGLHVTLGTIMLAIIWLRVLAGHFSKEHHFGFEAVAWYWHFVDVVWLGLFMFVYIL from the coding sequence ATGAGTCAGCAGCACGACATTTATTACGTACCGAGCAAGAGCCAGTGGCCGATCGTGGCCGCTGTGGTCATGTTCCTCACCGTATTCGGCGCGGCGCACTGGCTCAATGCCGAGCCTGGCGAGAGTGGCTTCGGCAAGACACTGCTGCTGATCGGCTTCGTCGGCATCCTGCTCATGTTCTTCGGCTGGTTCCGCTCGGTAATCCACGAGTCGATGGCCGGGCGCTACAACAGCCAGGTGGATCGCTCGTTCCGCATGGGGATGATGTGGTTCATCTTCTCCGAGGTGATGTTCTTCGGCGCCTTCTTCGGTGCGCTGTTCTACATCCGCATGTTCTCGGTGCCGTGGCTGGGTGGTTATGGCCATGGCGTGCTGACACACCAGTTCCTGTGGAGTGACTACGCCGCTTCGTGGGGCTCGGGTGGCGGCAACGGTCCGGCGCATGTGGGTGGTGCGTTCGAGACGGTGGCGCCGTGGGGCCTTCCGCTGCTCAATACCCTGATCCTGCTCAGCTCCAGCGTTACCGTCACGATTGCGCATCACGCCCTGAAGGCAGGTCATCGTGGCAAGGTGCTGGCGTTCCTGGGCGTGACGGTGTTGCTGGGTGCCAGCTTCCTGTATTGCCAAGCTCATGAATACATGGAGGCGTACAAGGAACTGAACCTCACGCTCGGCTCGGGCGTGTATGGCTGTACCTTCTTCATGCTTACCGGTTTCCACGGCCTGCACGTGACGCTGGGTACGATCATGCTGGCGATCATCTGGCTGCGTGTGCTGGCTGGTCACTTCAGCAAGGAGCACCATTTCGGCTTCGAGGCGGTGGCCTGGTATTGGCACTTTGTGGATGTGGTGTGGCTGGGGCTTTTCATGTTTGTGTACATCCTCTGA
- a CDS encoding efflux RND transporter periplasmic adaptor subunit: MFHQLIKNGSRLSVAIAVALSMAACSHGGDETGTPPPAFTADHGVYKVPDGSPLRKELVVQPVEMHQAPHAKIFPANVEADPTRTANVLPPLTGKVMELKVGLGDHVTRGQLLAVIDSGDLAQAYADVYKAKDALDLAKKTLDRARAVKAAGGNAVKDLEAAQSGYNQALYEFNRAQTRLPAVGGTQGAEATRPMQITAPATGYITALTVAPGTYVNDPTASMMTISDLSSVWITSNVPESDVAQVTKGEKMSAVLTAYPNEVFHGKVTFVNPVIQPDTRRDLVRAVFANPDARLKPNMYANVSIDTPQPDEVFVPQSALLMNNDSITVFVEVSPWTFERRTVDLSYDENDGTRVLKGLKAGDRVIVRGGVLLND; this comes from the coding sequence ATGTTTCATCAGCTGATCAAAAATGGGTCACGTCTGTCCGTAGCGATTGCCGTCGCATTGAGCATGGCCGCCTGCTCGCACGGAGGAGACGAAACCGGCACGCCGCCTCCCGCCTTCACCGCTGATCATGGTGTTTACAAAGTCCCCGATGGCTCGCCGCTGCGCAAAGAGCTGGTGGTGCAACCGGTAGAGATGCACCAGGCGCCCCACGCCAAGATTTTCCCCGCCAATGTAGAAGCCGATCCGACGCGCACCGCTAACGTGTTACCGCCGCTGACTGGCAAGGTGATGGAATTGAAGGTGGGGCTGGGTGATCACGTGACCCGCGGTCAGCTGCTGGCGGTGATCGATTCGGGCGATCTGGCCCAGGCCTATGCGGACGTCTACAAGGCCAAGGACGCGCTCGATCTCGCCAAGAAGACGCTCGACCGTGCCCGTGCCGTGAAGGCCGCCGGCGGCAATGCGGTGAAGGATCTGGAAGCCGCGCAGAGCGGCTACAACCAGGCACTTTACGAGTTCAATCGTGCGCAGACGCGCCTGCCGGCAGTCGGTGGCACGCAGGGTGCCGAAGCCACGCGTCCAATGCAGATCACGGCGCCGGCCACCGGCTACATCACGGCATTGACGGTAGCGCCGGGCACGTATGTCAACGATCCGACCGCTTCCATGATGACCATCTCGGACCTCAGTTCGGTATGGATCACCTCGAACGTGCCGGAGAGCGATGTTGCCCAAGTCACCAAGGGCGAAAAGATGAGCGCGGTGTTGACGGCTTATCCGAACGAGGTATTTCACGGCAAGGTGACCTTCGTCAATCCGGTGATTCAACCCGATACGCGCCGCGACCTGGTGCGTGCCGTATTCGCCAATCCGGATGCGCGCCTGAAGCCCAACATGTACGCCAATGTCAGCATCGACACTCCGCAGCCGGACGAAGTGTTCGTGCCGCAGTCGGCGCTACTGATGAACAACGACAGCATTACGGTATTCGTCGAGGTGTCGCCATGGACGTTTGAGCGCCGCACCGTGGACCTGAGTTATGACGAAAACGACGGCACTCGCGTACTGAAGGGGTTGAAGGCGGGTGATCGCGTGATCGTCCGGGGCGGAGTGCTGCTCAATGATTAA
- a CDS encoding twin transmembrane helix small protein, whose protein sequence is METIYKVVLVIMFLVVVFNLGQALYFMMTDKDGGKRTVWALTRRISFSLVLIAMVIVGIKMGWIHPHGVGQ, encoded by the coding sequence GTGGAAACCATCTACAAAGTCGTGCTGGTGATCATGTTCCTGGTGGTGGTGTTCAACCTCGGCCAGGCGCTGTATTTCATGATGACCGACAAAGACGGCGGTAAGCGCACCGTATGGGCGCTGACCCGACGCATCAGCTTTTCGCTGGTGCTGATTGCGATGGTCATTGTCGGCATCAAGATGGGGTGGATTCACCCGCATGGGGTTGGACAGTAA
- a CDS encoding SURF1 family protein — translation MSLMRRPAWWSVLLVVAGVLIFVRLGIWQLHRADDKEELLRRYAAAASASPQDFAVVTTSPPEDVYPRVRVEGHYLADRLYLLDNPKHDEMGGVEVYVPFQPEHAGRLLLVDLGFLPGNGTGKAPQLPPLPTTQLALQGIYQPPPEHGFEMGGNALAQQTQWPKTSIYLDMNQMAADLHATLYPRVLVLDADPAAIYVRVHTLDLSSMPPARHRAYAFQWFAFAVAAVVMFVVLHRKRRRRDK, via the coding sequence ATGAGCTTGATGCGTCGGCCGGCGTGGTGGTCTGTGTTGCTGGTGGTGGCCGGAGTGCTTATTTTTGTGCGCCTGGGCATCTGGCAATTGCATCGCGCTGATGACAAGGAAGAACTTCTGCGACGGTATGCCGCAGCGGCCAGTGCATCGCCACAGGACTTCGCTGTCGTGACAACTAGTCCGCCGGAAGATGTGTATCCGCGCGTGCGTGTGGAAGGGCATTACCTCGCTGATCGGCTGTATCTGCTCGACAACCCCAAGCATGACGAGATGGGTGGTGTCGAAGTGTATGTACCGTTCCAGCCGGAGCATGCTGGCAGACTGCTGCTGGTCGACCTTGGGTTCCTGCCTGGCAATGGCACGGGCAAGGCGCCGCAGCTGCCGCCGTTGCCGACGACTCAGCTGGCGTTGCAGGGCATCTACCAGCCGCCACCCGAACACGGGTTCGAAATGGGTGGCAATGCGCTGGCACAGCAGACGCAGTGGCCGAAAACGTCGATCTATCTCGATATGAACCAGATGGCGGCAGACTTGCACGCTACGCTTTATCCGCGCGTACTGGTGTTGGATGCGGATCCGGCAGCGATCTATGTGCGTGTGCACACGCTGGATCTTTCATCGATGCCGCCAGCACGGCACAGGGCGTATGCGTTTCAGTGGTTCGCGTTTGCTGTCGCAGCAGTGGTGATGTTCGTGGTTTTGCATCGCAAACGCCGCAGGCGAGACAAGTAA
- a CDS encoding Na/Pi cotransporter family protein encodes MKGTFALFDIAGYVALLLWGTHMVTSGVLRGYGSALRRSLGRFLGRRPAAFMFGVCITALLQSSTATGMMATSFAANGFLGLAPGLTVMLGANVGTTLIVQVMSFNIALIAPVLILFGTALHRRSDDVRYENLGRVGIGLGLMLLSLHLLVLTMAPMENAQLLKEGMQALAGEPVIAMLVAAALTWLCHSSVAVVLLIVSLATGGVIDAPGALALVLGANLGGTLPALLEAHTPVARRLPLGNLLVRAFGCVICLPLLHPLAHWLAALGDSPARIAVNFHTAFNLVLAIIFIFPIQKLAQLLVRLLPEPPRPADQGLPLYLDEAALESAGVALVNATRESMRMADMVEGMLKGLVEIFGKDDTSRAAAISKMDPFLDRLGVAIRQYLADLVGEALNEEDGERSQEIHAFVINIEHIGDITANNLMEFAAKKAERGQDFSADDIQDLAAMHSQLMESLRLAIAVFMRGDLRAAQHLMERKELLWRLENDASDRHVRDLRQQRDGGGGDVYLRILRDLRRIHSHLAAIAYLPLERAGLLQGRLVQPHANTLVEGKV; translated from the coding sequence ATGAAAGGCACGTTCGCTTTATTCGACATCGCCGGCTACGTCGCCCTGCTGCTGTGGGGTACGCATATGGTCACCAGCGGCGTGCTGCGTGGCTACGGAAGCGCATTGCGTCGTTCGCTGGGCCGTTTCCTCGGCCGTCGCCCGGCTGCATTTATGTTTGGCGTGTGCATCACGGCGTTGCTGCAGAGCAGTACCGCGACCGGCATGATGGCAACGTCTTTTGCCGCCAACGGCTTTCTCGGCCTTGCGCCGGGTTTGACCGTGATGCTGGGCGCGAATGTCGGTACCACGCTGATCGTGCAGGTGATGTCGTTCAACATCGCGCTGATTGCGCCGGTGCTGATCCTGTTCGGCACCGCTTTGCATCGGCGTAGCGACGATGTGCGCTACGAAAACCTCGGTCGCGTCGGCATCGGTCTCGGGCTGATGCTGTTGTCGCTGCACCTGCTGGTGCTGACCATGGCGCCGATGGAAAACGCGCAGTTGCTGAAGGAAGGCATGCAGGCATTGGCGGGCGAGCCGGTCATCGCCATGCTGGTCGCTGCGGCATTGACCTGGCTGTGCCATTCCAGCGTGGCAGTGGTGTTGTTGATCGTGTCACTGGCGACGGGTGGTGTGATCGATGCACCCGGCGCACTGGCGCTGGTACTCGGTGCGAATCTGGGCGGTACGCTGCCGGCTTTGCTGGAAGCGCATACCCCGGTCGCACGTCGTCTGCCGTTGGGCAATTTGCTGGTGCGCGCGTTTGGCTGCGTCATCTGTCTGCCTTTGCTGCACCCTCTGGCGCATTGGCTGGCAGCACTGGGTGATTCGCCGGCGCGCATTGCGGTGAATTTCCACACCGCGTTCAACCTTGTGTTGGCCATCATCTTCATTTTCCCGATCCAGAAGCTGGCGCAGCTGCTGGTGCGTCTGCTGCCCGAGCCGCCGCGTCCTGCTGATCAGGGCCTGCCTCTTTACCTCGATGAGGCTGCGCTGGAAAGCGCCGGTGTGGCGCTGGTGAATGCCACCCGCGAATCGATGCGCATGGCCGATATGGTCGAAGGTATGTTGAAGGGTCTGGTCGAGATTTTCGGCAAAGACGACACCTCGCGCGCAGCCGCCATCAGCAAGATGGATCCGTTCCTCGATCGCCTCGGCGTCGCCATTCGCCAATACCTGGCCGATCTCGTCGGCGAAGCATTGAATGAAGAGGATGGTGAGCGCAGCCAGGAAATTCATGCGTTCGTGATCAACATCGAGCACATCGGTGATATCACTGCGAACAACCTGATGGAATTTGCCGCCAAGAAGGCCGAACGCGGACAGGATTTTTCGGCAGATGACATCCAGGATCTTGCGGCCATGCACAGCCAGTTGATGGAGAGCCTACGTCTGGCCATTGCGGTTTTCATGCGTGGTGACCTGCGCGCGGCGCAGCATCTGATGGAGCGCAAGGAATTGCTATGGCGTCTCGAAAACGACGCATCTGACCGACATGTGCGCGACCTGCGCCAGCAGCGTGACGGTGGTGGCGGCGACGTGTATCTGCGCATTTTGCGCGATCTGCGCCGGATTCATTCGCACCTTGCTGCGATCGCGTATCTGCCGCTGGAGCGGGCCGGTCTGCTGCAGGGCCGGCTGGTACAACCTCATGCCAACACCCTTGTAGAGGGAAAAGTCTGA
- the mgtA gene encoding magnesium-translocating P-type ATPase: protein MMKQSSQAVMAKAAAKTAAAPPRVAAAQDAFKENEALLISLDTSLAGLNEEQITERLSRDGVNEVSHEKPPHWTVQLLRAFKNPFIIVLLILAVVQIFLTPDDLSGPIIIGVMVGISVLLSFTQEYRSSQAAEKLKAMVRNTATVTRRASDGHSERIEVPVGELVVGDIVHLAAGDMVPADLRLLTAKDLFISQAILTGESLPVEKAGPAQAHVVEGGAQGVQQGNPLDLPTICYMGTNVVSGTATAVAAATGSRTYLGSLARSIVGERVQTSFDRGVSSVSWLLIRFMLVMVPIVLGIQWYKHGFLDALMFALSVAVGLTPEMLPLIVTANLAKGAMAMSKRKVVVKRLNAIQNFGAMDVLCTDKTGTLTLDKIVLERHLDLDGEDSEDALEYGYLNSHFQTGLKNLMDKAVLAHRDLEPIVARYRVVDEIPFDFQRRRMSVVLGNGDGHDLLVCKGAVEEMLSICATERRGDEIVPMTDERRREIKAMTRHLNEDGLRVLVVAIKQEEPHNRAYGVADEAGLTAVGCLAFLDPPKDTAATAIAALHHHGVEVKVITGDNEAVTRKICREVGLDVEHSAQGRDIEPLDDTALDELVKRTTVFAKMSPLQKARVVKSLQRQGHTVGFLGDGINDAPALREADVGISVDTATDIAKESADIILLEKNLMVLEEGVLEGRLTFGNIIKYIKMTASSNFGNVFSMVIASFFLPFLPMLPLQVLVLNLLYDISQLSIPFDRMDEEYLRKPRKWNASDIGRFMVWIGPTSSVFDITTFALLWYVFGANGPDHQSLFQSGWFIESLLTQTLVVHMIRTRKIPFLQSVAAAPVLGLTTAIIVIGMFIPFTAVGTKIGMVHLPGAYFGWLAATVIAYCMLTQVAKLVYIRRYGHWL from the coding sequence ATGATGAAGCAATCCTCCCAGGCTGTGATGGCCAAGGCTGCTGCTAAAACCGCCGCGGCTCCTCCGCGCGTGGCTGCGGCGCAGGATGCGTTCAAGGAGAACGAGGCCCTGCTGATCAGCCTGGACACCAGCCTGGCTGGCCTCAATGAAGAACAGATCACCGAGCGCCTGTCGCGCGATGGTGTAAACGAGGTTTCGCACGAGAAGCCGCCACACTGGACGGTCCAGTTGCTGCGCGCGTTCAAGAACCCGTTCATCATCGTGCTGCTGATCTTGGCGGTGGTGCAGATCTTCCTGACGCCGGATGATCTGTCGGGCCCAATCATCATCGGGGTGATGGTGGGCATCAGCGTACTGCTCAGCTTCACCCAGGAGTACCGCTCCTCGCAGGCGGCAGAGAAGCTGAAGGCGATGGTGCGCAACACTGCCACCGTCACGCGCCGCGCTTCGGATGGCCATAGCGAGCGCATCGAAGTACCGGTGGGTGAGTTGGTGGTGGGCGACATCGTGCATCTGGCTGCGGGGGACATGGTGCCCGCCGACCTGCGTCTGCTGACTGCGAAGGACCTGTTCATCAGCCAAGCCATCCTCACCGGTGAATCGCTGCCGGTGGAAAAGGCCGGCCCGGCGCAGGCACACGTGGTCGAAGGCGGTGCTCAGGGCGTGCAGCAGGGCAATCCGCTGGATCTGCCCACCATCTGCTACATGGGCACCAACGTGGTGAGCGGCACGGCGACGGCGGTGGCAGCGGCGACCGGTTCGCGCACCTACCTGGGTTCGCTGGCGCGCAGCATCGTGGGCGAGCGCGTGCAGACCAGTTTCGATCGCGGTGTCAGCAGCGTGAGCTGGCTGTTGATCCGCTTCATGCTGGTGATGGTGCCGATTGTGCTGGGCATCCAGTGGTACAAGCACGGCTTCCTCGATGCGCTGATGTTCGCGCTGTCGGTGGCGGTAGGTCTGACCCCGGAGATGTTGCCGTTGATCGTCACCGCCAACCTGGCCAAGGGCGCGATGGCGATGTCCAAGCGCAAGGTGGTGGTGAAGCGCCTCAACGCGATCCAGAATTTCGGCGCGATGGACGTGCTGTGCACGGACAAGACCGGCACGCTCACGCTCGACAAAATCGTGCTGGAACGCCATCTCGATCTGGATGGTGAAGATTCGGAAGACGCGCTGGAATACGGTTACCTCAACAGTCACTTCCAGACTGGCCTGAAGAACCTGATGGACAAGGCTGTGCTGGCGCATCGCGATCTCGAACCGATCGTCGCGCGCTACCGCGTGGTGGACGAAATTCCGTTCGATTTCCAGCGTCGGCGCATGTCGGTGGTGCTGGGCAATGGCGACGGTCATGACCTGCTGGTGTGCAAGGGCGCGGTGGAGGAAATGCTCTCCATCTGTGCCACCGAGCGCCGTGGCGACGAGATCGTGCCGATGACCGACGAGCGCCGTCGCGAAATCAAGGCGATGACGCGTCACCTCAACGAAGACGGCCTGCGCGTGCTGGTGGTGGCGATCAAGCAGGAGGAGCCGCACAACCGCGCTTATGGTGTGGCCGATGAAGCCGGTTTGACCGCGGTAGGTTGTTTGGCCTTCCTCGATCCGCCGAAGGACACGGCAGCCACCGCGATCGCCGCGCTGCATCACCACGGCGTCGAAGTGAAGGTGATCACCGGCGACAACGAAGCGGTGACGCGCAAGATCTGCCGTGAGGTGGGCCTGGACGTGGAGCACTCTGCACAGGGCCGCGATATCGAGCCGCTGGATGACACGGCGCTCGACGAGCTGGTCAAGCGCACCACCGTGTTCGCCAAGATGTCGCCGCTGCAGAAGGCGCGCGTGGTGAAGTCGCTGCAGCGTCAGGGTCATACCGTTGGCTTCCTCGGCGACGGCATCAACGATGCACCGGCGCTGCGCGAAGCCGATGTCGGGATTTCGGTGGATACCGCTACCGATATCGCCAAGGAATCGGCCGACATCATCCTGCTGGAAAAGAACCTGATGGTGCTGGAAGAAGGCGTGCTTGAAGGGCGCCTCACCTTCGGCAACATCATCAAGTACATCAAGATGACGGCCAGCTCGAACTTCGGCAACGTGTTCAGCATGGTGATCGCCAGCTTCTTCCTGCCGTTCCTGCCGATGCTGCCGCTGCAGGTGCTGGTGTTGAACTTGCTCTACGACATCTCGCAGTTGTCGATTCCATTCGACCGCATGGATGAGGAATACCTGCGCAAGCCGCGCAAGTGGAATGCCAGCGACATTGGCCGTTTCATGGTGTGGATCGGGCCGACCAGCTCGGTGTTCGATATCACCACCTTCGCTTTGCTGTGGTACGTGTTCGGCGCGAATGGCCCGGATCATCAGTCGCTGTTCCAGTCCGGCTGGTTCATCGAGAGCCTGCTGACCCAGACCCTGGTGGTACACATGATCCGCACGCGCAAGATCCCGTTCTTGCAGAGCGTGGCGGCGGCGCCGGTGCTGGGCCTTACCACGGCGATCATCGTGATCGGCATGTTCATTCCGTTCACGGCGGTGGGCACCAAGATCGGCATGGTGCATCTGCCCGGCGCATACTTCGGCTGGCTGGCCGCGACCGTGATCGCTTACTGCATGCTGACGCAGGTGGCGAAGCTGGTTTATATCCGCCGTTACGGGCACTGGCTCTGA
- a CDS encoding alpha/beta hydrolase family protein produces the protein MLRANKVPMVAAVMLLLAVANIAIADDDATDASKAPDAALLHERILHVASDPGDPVTLVMTVYTPDGPGPFPLAVMNHGSTSDMPPAEQPRYHLTFSAYYFLSRGYAVALPMMRGYAGSGGHLHAHGCDDAAMGLEAAKDIRAVIGYLKQQPYIDGSQIVVAGQSFGGWNTLAFGTLDEPGVKGLVSFAGGMKASDCNDPDDALIKAAGALGSRTSTPSIWFFGDNDALFATPVWHAMFDHYTAEGAPGELVAYGNFESNSHNLLGSGAGLSLWVPKLDAFLAKVNLPNKLLHPEYLPTPAPPPSHYAALDDVQALPYLGVHEDQAAAFYQRFLAKPLPRALAIGTRSADDEFGGFDPAARALERCSERSPNCQLYAVDNDVVWTRPTPVPPPSHFAALTDESAVPYLDARGRAGYEAFLAMHLPRAFVVSADGGWDAASLGADPVANALARCNAKHQGCRLYAVDRDVVWQH, from the coding sequence ATGCTGCGTGCGAATAAAGTGCCCATGGTGGCGGCTGTGATGCTTTTGCTGGCGGTGGCGAATATCGCGATCGCCGATGACGACGCCACTGATGCTTCCAAAGCTCCCGACGCAGCGCTGCTGCACGAACGGATACTTCATGTGGCCAGTGATCCTGGCGATCCGGTGACGCTGGTGATGACGGTCTATACACCGGATGGCCCGGGTCCTTTCCCGCTGGCCGTGATGAATCACGGTTCTACATCGGACATGCCGCCTGCCGAGCAGCCTCGCTATCACCTCACGTTCTCGGCCTATTATTTTCTTTCGCGTGGCTACGCGGTGGCTTTGCCGATGATGCGCGGTTACGCCGGGTCGGGTGGGCATCTGCATGCACATGGTTGTGACGATGCGGCAATGGGTCTTGAGGCTGCCAAAGACATCCGTGCGGTGATCGGATACCTCAAGCAACAGCCGTATATCGACGGCTCACAAATTGTGGTCGCGGGTCAGAGTTTTGGAGGCTGGAACACGTTGGCATTTGGAACTTTGGACGAGCCGGGAGTCAAGGGCCTGGTCAGCTTTGCCGGTGGCATGAAAGCGTCCGATTGCAACGATCCGGACGATGCATTGATAAAGGCTGCCGGCGCACTGGGCTCGCGCACCTCCACGCCATCGATATGGTTTTTCGGCGATAACGACGCACTGTTCGCAACGCCCGTGTGGCATGCGATGTTTGACCATTACACCGCAGAAGGCGCACCCGGCGAACTTGTTGCGTACGGGAATTTCGAAAGCAACTCGCACAATCTGCTCGGCTCCGGCGCGGGGCTGAGTCTTTGGGTGCCAAAGTTGGATGCCTTTCTGGCGAAAGTGAATTTGCCCAACAAACTTTTGCACCCGGAATATCTGCCCACGCCGGCACCGCCGCCCAGCCATTACGCGGCCTTGGATGATGTGCAGGCACTCCCCTATCTGGGTGTGCATGAAGACCAGGCTGCAGCCTTCTATCAGAGGTTCCTCGCCAAACCATTGCCGAGAGCCCTGGCTATCGGCACCCGAAGTGCTGACGATGAGTTTGGCGGGTTTGATCCGGCCGCGCGGGCGCTGGAACGTTGCAGTGAGCGCAGCCCGAACTGCCAGCTCTACGCAGTGGATAACGACGTGGTGTGGACGCGGCCGACACCGGTTCCGCCCCCGTCTCATTTTGCGGCGCTTACAGATGAGAGCGCTGTGCCCTATCTCGATGCGCGAGGGCGCGCCGGGTATGAGGCTTTCTTGGCCATGCATCTGCCGCGTGCTTTCGTTGTCTCTGCCGATGGCGGATGGGATGCCGCGTCGCTGGGGGCCGATCCAGTGGCCAATGCCCTGGCCAGATGCAACGCAAAGCACCAAGGTTGCCGCCTTTACGCCGTGGACCGTGACGTGGTTTGGCAACACTAG
- a CDS encoding COX15/CtaA family protein, which produces MSLRIRKIAPYLAVLAAVFAFGLVMFGAFVRLSNAGLSCPDWPTCYGKATWPQHAQAVAQANQAFPDRPYESDKAWREQVHRMLAGTLGVLVVLLALMAARRDRLVQWAIIISAALAAGGVTLYLHGEHEWSSGLALLAILLPMTGALWLREHAALKMSVLALAVIIFQAMLGMWTVTLLLKPIVVMGHLLGGLTTFGLLAYVALRYNGVGAQGNHDASLRRLVVFGIVLLALQIALGGWTSANYAALACGTDFPTCLGQWAPPTDFHQGFVLWREIGVNYEGGILDMAARSAIQITHRIGALVVFCYLSWLSYRLVHGGFRLGGIAVLLALILQVALGISNVHFGLPLAVATMHNGGAALLLFVLLANFTRLQPWRNDVADVLA; this is translated from the coding sequence ATGTCTTTGCGTATTCGGAAAATCGCGCCATATCTGGCCGTACTGGCGGCTGTCTTCGCCTTTGGCCTGGTGATGTTCGGCGCGTTTGTGCGGCTTTCCAATGCGGGTCTGTCCTGTCCTGACTGGCCCACCTGCTATGGCAAGGCCACCTGGCCGCAGCATGCGCAAGCCGTGGCGCAAGCCAATCAGGCCTTCCCGGATCGCCCCTATGAATCGGACAAGGCCTGGCGCGAGCAAGTGCATCGCATGCTGGCCGGCACGCTAGGCGTGCTGGTGGTGTTGCTGGCCCTGATGGCTGCGCGGCGAGATCGCCTCGTGCAATGGGCGATCATCATTAGCGCGGCGCTGGCCGCAGGTGGTGTCACGCTTTACTTGCATGGCGAGCACGAATGGTCGTCGGGTCTGGCCTTGCTCGCGATCCTGCTGCCGATGACCGGCGCACTGTGGCTGCGTGAGCATGCCGCACTCAAGATGAGCGTGCTGGCATTGGCGGTAATCATCTTTCAAGCCATGCTCGGCATGTGGACGGTGACCTTGCTGCTCAAGCCCATCGTCGTGATGGGGCACTTGCTGGGCGGCTTGACCACCTTCGGGCTGCTTGCCTATGTCGCCTTGCGCTACAACGGCGTCGGCGCGCAGGGCAATCACGATGCGTCATTGCGCAGGCTTGTCGTGTTTGGCATCGTGCTGCTTGCATTGCAGATCGCACTCGGCGGGTGGACTTCCGCCAACTATGCGGCGTTGGCTTGCGGTACCGATTTCCCGACCTGCTTGGGACAATGGGCGCCGCCCACCGATTTTCATCAGGGTTTCGTGCTGTGGCGCGAGATTGGTGTGAACTATGAAGGCGGCATTCTCGACATGGCTGCACGTAGCGCCATCCAGATTACGCATCGGATTGGCGCGCTGGTGGTGTTCTGTTATCTGAGCTGGCTGTCGTACCGCTTGGTGCACGGTGGATTTCGACTGGGCGGTATCGCAGTGTTGTTAGCATTGATTCTTCAAGTGGCACTAGGCATCAGCAATGTGCATTTCGGCTTGCCGCTGGCCGTCGCGACGATGCACAACGGTGGTGCGGCACTGCTGCTCTTTGTGTTGCTGGCAAATTTCACGCGTTTGCAACCATGGCGGAATGACGTCGCGGATGTGCTCGCATGA